One part of the Georgfuchsia toluolica genome encodes these proteins:
- the murB gene encoding UDP-N-acetylmuramate dehydrogenase — MADLRGALRDNEPMARHVSWRAGGMAAHAYVPADLDDLALFLRQLPATEPLLIVGLGSNLLVRDGGFKGTVVFTHNTLKTLRIEPDSSLIYVETGVASPKLAHFAAAHALGGVEFLAGIPGTVGGALAMNAGCHGSETWDRVEHVLMLNRQGGRIERNASDFVVGYRHVEWPNLDNEFFAAAWLRLPVGEPLVIRENIKSLLQRRIDTQPLQLPNAGSVFRNPPGDHAARLIEAAGLKGFSLGGARVSEKHANFIVNPDGRATASEIETLIGRVQATVREKFGVELVREVRIVGDEC, encoded by the coding sequence ATGGCTGATCTACGCGGCGCCTTGCGCGACAACGAACCCATGGCGCGCCATGTCTCTTGGCGTGCCGGAGGCATGGCCGCGCATGCCTATGTGCCGGCCGATCTCGACGATCTCGCGCTATTCCTGCGCCAGTTGCCTGCAACGGAACCGCTTTTGATAGTGGGCCTCGGCAGCAACCTGCTGGTGCGCGATGGCGGCTTCAAGGGCACGGTGGTGTTCACCCACAATACCTTGAAAACCCTGCGCATTGAACCCGACTCCTCACTCATTTATGTTGAAACCGGCGTCGCCAGTCCCAAACTGGCGCACTTCGCAGCGGCACATGCGTTGGGCGGCGTGGAATTCCTCGCCGGCATTCCCGGCACGGTCGGCGGCGCACTGGCGATGAATGCGGGCTGTCACGGCAGCGAGACCTGGGATCGCGTCGAACACGTATTGATGCTCAATCGCCAGGGAGGCCGCATTGAACGCAATGCATCCGACTTTGTTGTCGGCTACCGGCACGTGGAATGGCCCAACCTCGACAACGAATTTTTTGCTGCGGCCTGGTTGCGCCTTCCGGTGGGCGAGCCGTTGGTGATTCGCGAGAACATCAAATCGCTATTGCAGAGGCGCATCGACACCCAGCCGCTGCAATTGCCGAATGCGGGCTCGGTGTTCCGCAATCCGCCCGGCGACCATGCCGCGCGGCTCATCGAGGCGGCCGGACTGAAGGGCTTTTCCCTAGGCGGGGCGCGGGTTTCCGAAAAGCATGCGAATTTCATCGTTAATCCGGACGGCAGGGCGACGGCGTCTGAGATAGAAACGCTCATTGGCCGTGTACAGGCAACGGTCAGGGAAAAATTCGGGGTTGAACTGGTGCGGGAAGTGCGGATTGTTGGCGATGAATGCTAA
- a CDS encoding D-alanine--D-alanine ligase has product MNAKKNFGRVAVMFGGDSAEREVSLKSGTAVLKALRTAGIDAHAFDPSEKPLSALRDEAYQRVFIALHGKGGEDGTLQGALEFMGIPYTGSGVLASALAMDKWRTKLVWQAAGIPVPDYEVLMPRSDLAAVEARLGLPLFVKPANEGSSIGITKVKKKSELKKAYALAARHDSIVLAERFLSGGEYTVGILDDRPLPVIKIEPATEYYDYAAKYERDDTKYLIPSGLSAAKEQEMQELALYAFQVIGARGWGRIDVMLDAAGRAYALEANTAPGMTDHSLVPMAARAAGIGFEQLVVKVLAEARLG; this is encoded by the coding sequence ATGAATGCTAAAAAGAATTTCGGTCGTGTAGCGGTAATGTTCGGCGGGGATTCTGCCGAACGGGAAGTGTCCCTCAAGAGCGGCACGGCAGTATTGAAGGCCTTGCGCACCGCTGGCATCGATGCGCACGCCTTCGACCCGAGCGAAAAACCGCTCTCGGCCCTGCGCGACGAGGCCTATCAGCGCGTCTTCATCGCACTGCATGGCAAGGGCGGCGAAGATGGCACCTTGCAGGGAGCGCTCGAATTCATGGGCATTCCCTATACCGGCAGCGGCGTGCTGGCGTCGGCGCTGGCCATGGACAAGTGGCGCACCAAACTGGTCTGGCAGGCAGCCGGCATCCCGGTTCCGGACTACGAAGTGCTGATGCCGAGAAGCGATCTGGCGGCGGTGGAAGCCCGGCTCGGCCTGCCCCTGTTCGTGAAGCCCGCCAATGAAGGATCGAGCATCGGCATTACCAAGGTCAAGAAAAAATCCGAACTGAAAAAAGCCTATGCGCTGGCGGCGCGCCATGACTCGATCGTGCTGGCCGAACGCTTCCTGTCGGGCGGCGAATACACGGTGGGCATCCTTGACGACCGGCCGCTGCCAGTGATCAAGATCGAACCGGCGACCGAGTACTACGACTACGCGGCCAAATACGAGCGCGACGATACGAAGTACCTGATTCCGAGCGGACTCAGCGCTGCCAAGGAACAGGAGATGCAGGAATTGGCGCTCTACGCCTTCCAGGTGATCGGCGCCCGCGGCTGGGGCCGCATCGACGTGATGCTCGATGCGGCAGGCCGGGCCTATGCGCTCGAAGCCAACACGGCGCCGGGCATGACCGATCATTCGCTGGTACCGATGGCGGCCCGCGCGGCCGGCATCGGTTTCGAGCAACTGGTGGTGAAAGTGCTGGCGGAGGCGCGTCTTGGCTAA
- a CDS encoding cell division protein FtsQ/DivIB → MAKANSKPSKRGKKPQAAADTFWDRPPLMNLLADVLLIFALTALAYAALVGVQRLPVFPLRQLVVASNVRQVTSMQIEYAARSSVAGNFFTVNLGTVRASFEKLPWVRHAEVRRIWPDGIEVSIEEQVAAARWREADGEYRLVNTFGEVFVAASESDLPVFSGPEGSAAQMLARWQEFILALAALGRQPGEMVLSQRQAWQVKLDNGLLLLLGRDDTAHPVSERLARFVAAYPELEQKLHFRPGMIDMRYPNGFTVREAHT, encoded by the coding sequence TTGGCTAAAGCCAATTCAAAGCCGAGCAAGCGCGGGAAGAAACCGCAGGCAGCGGCCGATACTTTCTGGGACCGGCCGCCGCTGATGAACCTGCTCGCCGACGTGCTGCTGATATTTGCGCTGACGGCGCTGGCCTACGCCGCCCTAGTCGGTGTGCAACGCCTGCCCGTGTTTCCCCTGCGCCAACTGGTTGTCGCCAGCAATGTGAGGCAGGTAACGTCAATGCAAATCGAGTATGCCGCACGCAGTTCGGTCGCCGGCAACTTCTTCACCGTCAATCTCGGCACCGTGCGCGCATCGTTCGAAAAATTGCCCTGGGTGCGCCACGCCGAAGTGCGGCGCATCTGGCCCGATGGCATCGAAGTCAGCATCGAGGAGCAGGTTGCGGCAGCGCGCTGGCGCGAGGCCGATGGCGAATACCGTTTGGTGAATACTTTCGGCGAAGTATTCGTCGCTGCCAGCGAGTCCGACCTGCCGGTATTTTCCGGACCCGAGGGCAGCGCCGCGCAAATGCTGGCGCGCTGGCAGGAGTTCATCCTGGCATTGGCTGCGCTCGGCCGCCAACCAGGCGAGATGGTTCTCTCCCAGCGCCAGGCGTGGCAGGTCAAGCTCGACAATGGCCTGCTGCTGCTGCTCGGCCGCGACGACACGGCGCACCCGGTCAGCGAGCGTTTGGCGCGTTTTGTCGCCGCCTATCCTGAGCTTGAACAAAAGCTCCATTTCCGCCCCGGCATGATCGATATGCGCTACCCGAACGGGTTTACGGTGCGCGAGGCACATACCTGA
- the ftsZ gene encoding cell division protein FtsZ: protein MFEIIDQESDSTVIKVIGVGGAGGNAVEHMIREGVQGVEFICTNTDGQALKNSSAGVKLQLGPGLGAGGKPARARDLAEASRERIAEALAGAHMIFITAGMGGGTGTGAAPVVAEVARELGILTVAVVTKPFEFEGNRLRIAEEGLSALAENVDSLIVILNEKLMEVLGEDISMTEAFHSADNVLKNAVGGIAEIINVPGLVNVDFEDVRTVMGEMGKAMMGSASATGVDRARIAAEQAAASPLLEGIELSGARGVLVNITASSSLGMREVKEVMNTIRTYAADDSTIIFGTVFDDAMEDHLRVTVVATGLGSKAAKQRPPVLKPVEGVGLRTGTDNYVVEAMQGGNGEISLPPVFHTNRARNAAVEAMSASGMEKYDIPAFLRKQAD, encoded by the coding sequence ATGTTTGAAATCATCGATCAGGAATCCGATTCGACTGTCATTAAGGTGATCGGTGTCGGCGGCGCCGGCGGCAATGCGGTCGAGCATATGATCCGCGAAGGCGTGCAGGGCGTGGAGTTCATCTGCACCAATACCGATGGCCAGGCGCTCAAGAATTCCAGCGCCGGCGTCAAGCTGCAACTGGGTCCGGGCCTCGGCGCTGGCGGCAAGCCGGCTCGCGCCCGCGACTTGGCGGAAGCCAGCCGCGAGCGTATCGCCGAAGCGCTGGCAGGGGCACACATGATTTTCATCACCGCCGGCATGGGCGGCGGTACCGGCACCGGCGCGGCGCCGGTCGTCGCCGAGGTCGCGCGCGAGTTGGGCATTCTGACCGTGGCCGTGGTGACCAAGCCCTTCGAGTTCGAAGGCAACCGGCTGCGCATCGCCGAAGAGGGTCTGTCAGCGCTGGCCGAAAATGTCGATTCGCTGATCGTGATCCTGAACGAGAAGTTGATGGAAGTTCTCGGCGAGGACATCAGCATGACCGAGGCTTTTCATTCGGCCGACAACGTGCTCAAGAACGCCGTCGGCGGCATCGCGGAAATCATCAATGTGCCTGGTTTGGTCAATGTCGATTTCGAGGACGTGCGTACCGTAATGGGCGAAATGGGCAAGGCCATGATGGGTTCGGCCAGCGCAACAGGCGTCGACCGCGCCCGCATCGCCGCGGAACAGGCCGCTGCCAGCCCGCTTCTGGAAGGCATCGAACTCTCCGGCGCGCGCGGCGTGCTGGTGAATATCACCGCCAGCAGTTCGCTTGGCATGAGGGAAGTCAAGGAAGTGATGAACACCATCCGCACCTATGCGGCAGATGATTCAACCATCATCTTTGGCACGGTCTTCGACGACGCCATGGAAGACCATCTGCGTGTCACCGTAGTCGCCACCGGCCTTGGCAGCAAGGCGGCAAAGCAGCGCCCGCCCGTGCTGAAGCCGGTCGAAGGTGTCGGGCTGCGTACCGGCACCGACAACTATGTCGTCGAGGCGATGCAGGGCGGCAATGGCGAGATATCGTTGCCGCCGGTTTTTCATACCAATCGCGCCCGCAATGCCGCGGTCGAGGCAATGTCAGCAAGTGGAATGGAGAAGTACGACATCCCCGCTTTCCTGCGCAAGCAAGCTGATTAA
- the ftsA gene encoding cell division protein FtsA, with amino-acid sequence MSKETRELIVGLDIGTSKIVATIAELDPEGNLSVLGIGSQESSGLKKGMVVNIEATVNSISRAIQEVELMTGCKVAHVYTGIAGSHIKSKDSNGMTVVKDKEVTQYDIERAVEAANATPISADDRILHTLIQEFIVDGQDGVKEPIGMDARRLEVNVHLVTGAVTAVQNIVKCVHRCGLEVADLVLQPLASGHAVLTDDERDVGVCLVDIGGGTTDVAIFAQGAIRHTAVIPIAGDQITSDIAIALRTSTQDAEEIKIGYGVALQQMADPDEMIEVPGIGDRPASTLSRQTLAGFIQPRIEEIFQKVHEELIKSGHERLIRAGIVITGGSAQMPGMPELGEEIFHNTVKIGAPHYNAALKDMVRNPRYSTVMGLLLEGQAQRKRGLKVSDTRSLRQILARMRSWFEKNF; translated from the coding sequence ATGAGCAAGGAAACGCGGGAACTCATCGTCGGCCTCGACATCGGCACCTCCAAGATCGTGGCGACCATCGCCGAGCTCGATCCCGAGGGCAATCTCTCGGTTCTCGGCATCGGCAGCCAGGAGTCAAGCGGCCTCAAGAAGGGCATGGTGGTCAACATCGAGGCGACAGTGAATTCAATCTCGCGCGCCATCCAGGAAGTGGAGTTGATGACCGGCTGCAAGGTGGCGCACGTGTACACCGGCATAGCAGGCAGCCATATCAAGAGCAAAGATTCAAATGGCATGACCGTGGTGAAAGACAAGGAAGTCACACAATACGACATCGAGCGCGCGGTTGAAGCGGCGAATGCGACCCCCATCTCCGCCGATGACAGGATACTGCACACCTTGATTCAGGAATTCATCGTCGATGGGCAGGATGGGGTGAAAGAGCCGATCGGCATGGATGCCAGGCGCCTGGAGGTGAACGTGCACCTCGTCACCGGAGCCGTGACCGCCGTGCAGAACATCGTCAAGTGCGTGCACCGCTGCGGGCTGGAAGTGGCCGATCTGGTATTGCAACCGCTGGCCTCGGGTCATGCCGTCCTCACCGACGACGAGCGCGATGTCGGCGTCTGCCTGGTCGATATCGGCGGCGGCACCACCGATGTGGCGATCTTCGCCCAGGGCGCGATCCGCCACACGGCGGTGATCCCCATCGCGGGCGACCAGATCACCTCCGATATCGCCATCGCCTTGCGCACCTCCACGCAGGACGCGGAAGAAATCAAGATCGGCTACGGCGTGGCCCTGCAGCAGATGGCCGACCCCGACGAGATGATCGAAGTGCCGGGTATCGGCGATCGTCCCGCCAGCACTCTGTCGCGCCAAACGCTGGCCGGCTTCATCCAGCCGCGTATCGAGGAAATTTTCCAGAAGGTGCACGAAGAGCTGATCAAGAGCGGCCATGAGCGTCTGATCCGCGCCGGCATCGTCATCACCGGCGGTTCAGCGCAGATGCCCGGCATGCCCGAACTGGGCGAGGAAATTTTTCACAACACGGTGAAGATCGGCGCGCCGCATTACAACGCCGCGTTGAAGGACATGGTGCGCAATCCACGCTACTCAACGGTAATGGGTCTGCTCCTGGAAGGCCAGGCGCAAAGAAAGCGCGGCCTCAAGGTGAGCGATACGCGTTCGCTGCGCCAGATACTGGCGCGCATGCGTTCGTGGTTCGAGAAGAATTTTTAA
- the lpxC gene encoding UDP-3-O-acyl-N-acetylglucosamine deacetylase: protein MLKQRTLKSLVRATGVGLHSGAKVMLVLRPAQPNTGIVFRRVDLDPAVDIAANPLTVGDTRMASCLEKDGAKVATVEHLMSALAGLGIDNLYVDIDAPEIPIMDGSAAPFVFLLQSAGIEEQNAAKKFVRIRKTVEVRESDKWARLSPYEGFRLNFSIVFNHPAVDKTGGEVTIDFADNRYVQEVARARTFGFMQDIEALRDQGLALGGSLENAIVMDEYRVLNADGLRYANEFAKHKVLDAVGDLYLIGHPLLAEFSAHKSGHALNNKLLRAVLADAEAWKYVTFEQAETTPAAVAGLYPQVA from the coding sequence ATGTTGAAACAGCGCACGCTCAAGTCCCTTGTACGCGCCACCGGCGTCGGCCTGCATTCCGGCGCCAAGGTGATGCTGGTGCTACGGCCGGCGCAGCCAAACACGGGCATTGTGTTTCGCCGCGTGGATCTCGATCCGGCAGTGGATATTGCCGCCAATCCCTTAACGGTCGGCGATACGCGTATGGCATCCTGCCTGGAAAAAGACGGCGCCAAGGTGGCGACGGTTGAGCATCTGATGTCGGCACTGGCCGGACTCGGCATCGATAACCTGTATGTGGATATTGACGCGCCTGAAATCCCGATCATGGATGGTTCGGCAGCGCCGTTTGTTTTCCTGCTGCAATCGGCCGGAATCGAAGAACAGAACGCAGCGAAGAAATTCGTCCGCATCAGGAAGACGGTTGAGGTGCGCGAGAGCGACAAGTGGGCACGCCTGTCGCCGTATGAGGGCTTCCGCCTCAACTTTTCGATCGTTTTCAATCATCCCGCAGTGGACAAGACCGGCGGCGAAGTCACCATCGACTTCGCCGACAACCGCTATGTGCAAGAAGTGGCGCGGGCACGCACCTTTGGTTTCATGCAGGATATAGAAGCCTTGCGCGACCAGGGGCTGGCTCTGGGCGGCAGTCTGGAAAACGCCATCGTGATGGACGAGTACCGGGTGCTGAACGCCGATGGCCTGCGTTACGCCAACGAGTTCGCCAAGCACAAGGTGCTGGATGCTGTCGGCGATCTGTATCTGATCGGCCATCCGTTGCTGGCGGAATTTTCCGCCCACAAATCCGGGCATGCCTTGAACAACAAGTTGCTGCGCGCCGTTCTGGCCGATGCCGAGGCGTGGAAATATGTGACTTTCGAACAGGCCGAAACCACGCCGGCCGCTGTCGCCGGTCTCTACCCGCAAGTGGCATGA
- the secA gene encoding preprotein translocase subunit SecA, with protein MISGILKKIFGSRNERLLRQYRGTVNKINSLEAGLQGLSDEQLAAKTAEFKQRVANGESLDDILPEAFAVVREAGKRVLGMRHFDVQLVGGMVLHNGKISEMRTGEGKTLVATLPSYLNALSGKGVHVVTVNDYLASRDAEWMGRLHRFLGLSVGCNLSQMAHDAKQAAYAADITYGTNNEFGFDYLRDNMVYTAGERVQRGLNFAIVDEVDSILIDEARTPLIISGQAEDHTDLYVRMNAVPPLLTKGEAAKTPEECDSGDYTVDLKSHQVLLTEQGHESAERILAQIGLLPEGGSLYEPANIMLMHHLYAALRAHSLFLRDQQYVVQNGEVIIVDEFTGRLMSGRRWSDGLHQAVEAKEGVAIQAENQTLASITFQNYFRMYGKLAGMTGTADTEAYEFHQIYNLETVVIPTNQPMVRRDENDQIYRTANEKYTAIIADVRACNGRGQPVLIGTTSIENSEVLSELLKKEKLPHNVLNAKQHEREAQIVIDAGLPAQITIATNMAGRGTDIVLGGSIEKRLDAIRLNETLSAEEKAKLTAEMKADWQKLHDKVVAAGGLHIVGSERHESRRIDNQLRGRAGRQGDPGSSRFYLALDDPLLKIFAGDRLNTIMVRLKMPEGEAIEHPLVSRSLESAQRKVEQRNFDIRKQLLEYDDVANDQRKVIYQQRNELLVTEDISETITSMRQGYVHDTFRLHVQPESVEEQWDIPGLETALAAELRLDLPIAEWLKAEPELDGDDLLKRVIDAADEAYAQKIVDVDPAAWHGFERNVMLQSLDSHWREHLSALDHLRQGIHLRGYAQKNPKQEYKREAFELFETLLSAVRADVIKLLMTVEIRSQEQIEEAEQPPPQVENVQYHHAGYDEALGTVEERPQQPVHAAPKIGRNDPCPCGSGKKYKHCHGKLS; from the coding sequence ATGATTTCCGGCATTCTCAAAAAGATTTTCGGCAGCCGCAATGAGCGCCTGCTGCGCCAGTACCGTGGCACAGTCAACAAAATCAATTCACTTGAAGCTGGCTTGCAGGGCTTGTCCGACGAGCAGTTGGCGGCCAAGACAGCGGAGTTCAAGCAGCGCGTTGCCAACGGCGAATCGCTCGACGACATCCTGCCCGAAGCTTTCGCCGTGGTGCGCGAAGCCGGCAAGCGAGTGCTCGGCATGCGCCACTTCGACGTACAACTGGTCGGCGGCATGGTGCTGCATAACGGCAAAATATCCGAAATGCGCACCGGCGAGGGCAAGACGCTGGTGGCGACGCTGCCGTCCTATCTGAATGCCCTGTCGGGCAAGGGCGTGCATGTGGTGACGGTGAACGACTACCTCGCCAGCCGCGATGCGGAATGGATGGGCCGTCTGCACCGCTTCCTCGGCCTTTCCGTCGGCTGCAACCTGTCGCAAATGGCGCACGATGCCAAGCAGGCCGCTTACGCGGCTGACATCACCTATGGCACCAACAACGAATTCGGCTTCGACTACCTGCGCGACAACATGGTCTACACGGCTGGTGAGAGGGTGCAACGCGGCCTCAATTTCGCCATTGTTGACGAAGTCGATTCGATCCTCATCGACGAGGCGCGCACGCCGCTCATCATCTCCGGCCAGGCCGAGGACCATACCGATCTCTACGTCCGCATGAACGCAGTGCCGCCGTTGCTCACGAAAGGCGAGGCAGCCAAGACTCCGGAAGAGTGCGACAGCGGCGACTACACCGTCGATCTCAAGTCGCATCAGGTGCTGCTCACCGAACAGGGCCACGAAAGCGCCGAACGCATCCTCGCGCAGATAGGTCTTTTGCCGGAAGGCGGCAGCCTCTATGAGCCGGCGAACATCATGCTCATGCATCATCTCTACGCCGCGTTGCGCGCGCACAGCCTGTTCCTGCGCGATCAGCAGTATGTGGTGCAGAACGGCGAAGTCATCATCGTCGACGAGTTCACCGGGCGCCTGATGTCGGGCCGGCGCTGGTCCGACGGACTGCATCAGGCGGTGGAAGCCAAGGAAGGCGTGGCGATCCAGGCCGAGAACCAGACGCTGGCATCGATCACTTTCCAGAACTATTTCCGCATGTACGGCAAGCTCGCCGGCATGACCGGCACCGCGGACACGGAAGCCTACGAATTCCACCAGATTTATAACCTGGAAACGGTGGTGATTCCGACCAACCAGCCGATGGTACGCCGTGACGAGAACGATCAGATCTACCGTACCGCGAATGAAAAATACACGGCGATCATTGCCGACGTGCGCGCCTGCAACGGGCGCGGACAACCTGTACTGATCGGCACCACGTCAATTGAAAACTCCGAGGTGCTGTCCGAACTCCTGAAAAAGGAAAAGCTGCCGCACAACGTATTGAATGCCAAGCAGCACGAACGGGAAGCGCAGATCGTCATCGATGCCGGCCTTCCGGCCCAGATCACCATCGCCACCAACATGGCCGGTCGCGGTACCGACATCGTGCTCGGCGGCAGCATCGAGAAACGCCTCGATGCGATTCGTTTGAATGAAACGCTGAGTGCAGAAGAAAAAGCCAAACTCACCGCGGAAATGAAGGCCGATTGGCAGAAGCTGCACGACAAGGTAGTCGCCGCGGGCGGCCTGCACATCGTCGGTTCCGAACGCCATGAATCACGCCGCATCGACAACCAGTTGCGCGGCCGGGCCGGGCGCCAGGGCGATCCGGGGTCGTCGCGCTTCTATCTCGCGCTGGATGACCCGCTGCTCAAGATCTTCGCCGGCGACCGGCTCAACACCATCATGGTTCGCCTCAAGATGCCGGAAGGCGAGGCAATCGAACATCCGCTGGTGTCGCGCTCCCTGGAGTCAGCGCAACGCAAGGTCGAACAGCGCAACTTCGACATCCGCAAGCAATTGCTCGAATACGACGATGTCGCCAACGACCAGCGCAAGGTGATCTACCAGCAGCGCAACGAGTTGCTGGTGACGGAAGACATCAGCGAGACTATCACCTCGATGCGGCAGGGCTACGTGCATGACACCTTCCGCCTCCATGTGCAACCCGAGAGCGTCGAGGAGCAATGGGATATCCCCGGACTTGAAACCGCATTGGCAGCTGAATTGCGTCTCGATCTGCCGATTGCGGAATGGCTCAAGGCCGAGCCCGAACTCGACGGCGATGACCTATTAAAGCGCGTGATCGACGCAGCCGACGAAGCCTATGCCCAAAAGATAGTCGACGTCGATCCTGCCGCCTGGCATGGTTTTGAACGCAACGTAATGTTGCAAAGCCTCGACAGCCACTGGCGCGAACATCTGTCGGCACTCGATCACCTGCGGCAGGGCATTCACCTGCGCGGCTACGCGCAAAAGAATCCGAAGCAGGAATACAAGCGCGAAGCCTTCGAACTATTCGAAACGCTGTTAAGTGCCGTGCGCGCCGACGTCATCAAGCTGCTGATGACAGTCGAGATTCGCTCGCAGGAACAGATCGAGGAAGCCGAACAACCACCGCCACAAGTCGAGAACGTCCAGTACCACCATGCCGGCTATGACGAAGCTCTGGGAACGGTCGAGGAGCGGCCGCAACAACCGGTGCATGCGGCGCCCAAGATCGGCCGCAACGACCCCTGCCCTTGCGGCAGCGGCAAAAAATACAAGCACTGCCACGGCAAGCTGAGTTAG
- a CDS encoding DciA family protein, producing the protein MASRNIADFLNADSNLARLSAHAGKLLNLQRIFERAAPAALAQHGRVANMKLGKVVIHATNSAVAAKIRQLTPRLTESFRQSGVDVNEIQVKVQPGIASDSGRKQESPADIGIATKQGLTSLAQSLPQESPLRTALERFALRARIRTTRR; encoded by the coding sequence ATGGCCTCACGCAACATTGCCGATTTTCTCAACGCCGACAGTAACCTTGCGCGACTTTCAGCACACGCAGGAAAATTATTAAATCTGCAGCGAATATTCGAACGCGCCGCACCGGCGGCGCTGGCACAGCATGGCCGAGTGGCCAACATGAAACTCGGAAAGGTGGTCATCCATGCCACCAATAGCGCAGTCGCTGCGAAAATCCGGCAACTGACCCCCAGATTGACGGAATCCTTCCGGCAATCCGGGGTGGACGTTAACGAAATACAGGTAAAAGTGCAACCCGGTATCGCTTCGGATAGCGGGAGAAAACAGGAATCCCCTGCCGATATTGGGATTGCAACGAAGCAGGGACTTACATCGCTGGCACAGAGCCTACCTCAGGAGTCGCCTTTGAGAACTGCCTTGGAGCGATTTGCACTACGGGCGCGGATCAGGACTACAAGACGATAA
- a CDS encoding M23 family metallopeptidase: MHIILVSNRLATAKTITITPRLLLGVAVGFIMLVFGLSSLFSYVTVRHAAEIRLPFLQDLVRDTTNEDSRRRSEFMRENLKVMAIKVGELQARLVRLDSLGERMANLAGIKTQELRAADRVEAGRGGPLLKATPLSADELQQTLDALSHEVEARSDTLALLDSHLFDERVRRRMLPTTLPVDAQWNSSGFGWRIDPFTGERAMHTGVDFPADIGAKVVSAAAGIVVSAEFHPDYGNIIEIDHGNDLTTRYAHLSHMLVKLGSVVKRGQVIAESGTTGRSTGPHLHFEVRFRGVAQNPNRFLEQARDDITRVARR, encoded by the coding sequence GTGCATATTATTCTTGTTTCAAACCGGCTGGCGACTGCCAAGACCATCACCATCACACCGCGCCTGCTGCTGGGCGTCGCAGTCGGTTTCATCATGCTCGTATTTGGCCTTTCTTCCCTGTTTTCGTATGTCACAGTGCGTCATGCCGCTGAAATTCGCCTGCCTTTCCTGCAGGATCTGGTGCGTGATACGACCAACGAGGACTCCCGCCGCCGCAGCGAGTTCATGCGGGAAAATCTCAAGGTGATGGCCATCAAGGTCGGCGAGTTGCAGGCGCGGCTGGTGCGCCTGGATTCGCTCGGCGAGCGCATGGCGAATCTGGCGGGCATCAAGACCCAGGAACTCAGGGCGGCTGATCGGGTTGAAGCCGGCCGCGGCGGTCCGCTGCTCAAGGCAACTCCGCTTTCCGCGGACGAGCTGCAACAGACGCTCGACGCTCTGTCGCATGAAGTGGAAGCTCGCTCCGACACCCTGGCGCTTCTCGATTCGCACCTGTTCGATGAGCGCGTGCGCAGACGCATGCTGCCGACCACCCTGCCGGTGGATGCGCAATGGAACTCTTCCGGCTTCGGCTGGCGCATCGACCCCTTTACCGGCGAGCGTGCCATGCATACAGGTGTAGACTTCCCCGCCGATATCGGCGCCAAAGTGGTTTCCGCGGCGGCCGGCATCGTCGTTTCGGCCGAGTTCCATCCCGATTACGGCAACATCATTGAAATCGATCATGGCAACGACCTCACCACGCGTTATGCGCACCTCTCACACATGCTGGTGAAGCTCGGCAGCGTGGTCAAGCGCGGGCAAGTGATAGCCGAGTCGGGCACTACCGGCCGTTCGACCGGACCGCACCTGCACTTCGAGGTCCGTTTCCGCGGCGTGGCGCAAAATCCCAACCGCTTCCTCGAACAGGCCCGCGACGACATCACGCGCGTTGCCCGGCGTTAA